In Solidesulfovibrio carbinoliphilus subsp. oakridgensis, the sequence GCCATCGTCTTCATGGAGCGCGGCCAGCGGCGCATCCCCATCCAGTACGCCAAACGGATGGTCGGGCGGAAGATGTACGGCGGGCAGACCACCCATTTGCCGCTTCGGGTCAACACGGCCGGCGTCATTCCGCCGATCTTTGCCTCCTCGATCCTGCTTTTCCCGGCCACCCTCGGGGAATTCTCCCATGTGCCGTGGCTCAAAAGCGTTGCCTCGTTTTTCAGTCCCCAGACCATGACCTACAACGTCGTGTTCGTGGCCCTGATCGTGTTCTTCTGCTATTTCTACACGGCCATCATCTTTGATCCGGCCGACATCGCGGAGAACATCCGCAAGCAGGGCGGTTTCATCCCGGGCATCCGGCCCGGGGCCAAGACCAAGGAATACATCGACAAGGTTCTGGCCAGGATCACGCTCTGGGGTTCGCTCTACATATCCGTTGTCTGCGTCTTGCCCATGGTCCTTATCCAACAGTTCAACGTGCCGTTCTATTTCGGCGGCACGTCGCTTCTGATCGTGGTCGGCGTGGCCATGGACTTCATGTCGCAGATCGAGTCTTACCTGATTTCCCGTCAGTATGAAGGTCTCATGCAGAAGGGGAGAATCAAGGGCAGGCAATAGCGTTGAAAAAGGTCAGGGGGATTTTCCTCAAAAACGACCTTGAAATCGCTTCCATGCGCGAAGCCGGCCGCATTGTGGCCATCATTTTGCGCGAATTGCGGGAAGCGGTCAAGCCCGGGGTCAAGACCATGGTCTTTGAGGAAATCGCGCGCAAGCGGTGCGACGATTTCAAGGTGAAGCCGGCCTTTCTCGGCATGTACGGCTTCCCCTATGCCCTGTGCTGCTCGGTCAATGAAGAAGTGGTGCACGGGTTCCCCTCGGAACGCGTGCTGGTCGACGGGGATCTGGTCAGCTTCGACATGGGGGTGGTCTACGACGGGTTCTACGGGGACTCGGCCACCACGGTCCCGGTCGGGGCAGTCAACGGCGACCGGGAGAAGCTCCTGCGGGTGACCAAGGAGTCGCTCGAAGCCGGGATTGCCGAAGCCCGGGCCGGCAACGACCTGTACGACATTTCGCGAGCCGTGCAGAAATATGTTGAAGAGCATGGCCTGAGTGTTGTAAGACGATTTGTTGGGCACGGCATCGGGAGGAAACTCCACGAAAAGCCGGAGATCCCCAATTTCGAGCCCAAGGGGGCACCCCGGGTCCCGCTTTTGCCCGGAATGGTGCTGGCCATTGAACCCATGGTGACTGCCGGCGGACCGGACGTCGAAGTGCTGTCCGACAATTGGACGGCCGTGACCAAGGACCGCAGCCTGTCCGCCCATTTCGAGCATACGGTGGCTGTGACCAAAAACGGTCCTCGGATTTTAAGCCTGGCTGATTGACGCGGCGGACGCCACGGGCGCCTGCCGTTGCCGTCGCCAGGAGACGGAGCAACAAGATGAAAGTGAAACCCTCGGTCAAAAAACTTTGTCCCAAGTGCAAAGTCATCCGGCGCCACGGCGTAGTGCGGGTGATCTGCGAGAACCCCCGGCACAAACAGCGCCAGGGATAACGGAGGAACGTCGTGGCCAGAATCGCGGGAGTCGACCTTCCGAAGAACAAGCGGATGGATATCGCGCTGACCTACATTTACGGAATCGGCCGGACAACGGCCCTTCGTATCCTTGAGGTGACCGGCGTCGATTGGACCAAGAATTCGGACGCCCTCAGCCCTGAGGAAACCAACACCATCCGCAAGGAAATCGAGGCCAACCACAAGGTCGAGGGCGATTTGCGGCGTGATGTGACCGCCAATATCAAGCGCCTCATGGACATCGGCTGCTTTCGTGGCCTGCGCCACCGCCGCGGGCTGCCCTGCCGCGGCCAGCGCACCCACACCAATGCACGCACCCGCAAGGGCCCGCGTCGCGGCGTGATGGCCAAGAAAAAGAAGTAGATGATGCCGGCGCCCGGCAACGGGCGCCGGAGCTAACCCGGTAAAATGCCCGACTCGGGCTTTCTGGAGATACGCGTATGGCGAAACCGCGCCGCACCGGCAAAAAGGAACGGAAGAATATTCCCGTGGGAGTTGCCCACATCCAGGCCACGTTCAACAATACCATCGTGACCTTCACCGATCAGAAGGGCAACGTGGTCAGCTGGGCCACCTCCGGCGGAGCGGGATTCAAGGGGTCGCGCAAGTCCACCCCGTTCGCCGCCCAGGTCGCCGCCGAGAATGCCGCGCGCAAGGCCCAGGAAAACGGTATGCGCAC encodes:
- the rpsM gene encoding 30S ribosomal protein S13, which encodes MARIAGVDLPKNKRMDIALTYIYGIGRTTALRILEVTGVDWTKNSDALSPEETNTIRKEIEANHKVEGDLRRDVTANIKRLMDIGCFRGLRHRRGLPCRGQRTHTNARTRKGPRRGVMAKKKK
- the rpsK gene encoding 30S ribosomal protein S11, which encodes MAKPRRTGKKERKNIPVGVAHIQATFNNTIVTFTDQKGNVVSWATSGGAGFKGSRKSTPFAAQVAAENAARKAQENGMRTVGILVKGPGSGREAAMRAIHNAGFKVSFIRDITPIPHNGCRPPKRRRV
- the rpmJ gene encoding 50S ribosomal protein L36; its protein translation is MKVKPSVKKLCPKCKVIRRHGVVRVICENPRHKQRQG
- the map gene encoding type I methionyl aminopeptidase, with the protein product MKKVRGIFLKNDLEIASMREAGRIVAIILRELREAVKPGVKTMVFEEIARKRCDDFKVKPAFLGMYGFPYALCCSVNEEVVHGFPSERVLVDGDLVSFDMGVVYDGFYGDSATTVPVGAVNGDREKLLRVTKESLEAGIAEARAGNDLYDISRAVQKYVEEHGLSVVRRFVGHGIGRKLHEKPEIPNFEPKGAPRVPLLPGMVLAIEPMVTAGGPDVEVLSDNWTAVTKDRSLSAHFEHTVAVTKNGPRILSLAD